A stretch of Coxiella endosymbiont of Amblyomma sculptum DNA encodes these proteins:
- the rpsE gene encoding 30S ribosomal protein S5 gives MHSEKSSTNTTENQNKLIHVRRTAKVVKGGRIFGFSALVVVGNGEGKVGFGLGKAREVPSAIQKATEGARRGMIYVPLGAGNTLSHPIQAVFASSIVLILPASQGTGIIAGNAMRAVFEVMGIQNILAKCIGSSNPINVIRATFKAIKNLETPESVAAKRGKPVAEILG, from the coding sequence ATGCACAGCGAGAAAAGTAGTACTAACACAACCGAGAACCAAAACAAATTGATTCATGTTCGTCGTACAGCAAAAGTTGTAAAAGGGGGACGTATATTCGGTTTTTCCGCTTTAGTGGTTGTGGGGAATGGAGAAGGGAAAGTAGGTTTCGGTCTGGGAAAGGCGCGTGAGGTTCCATCTGCCATTCAAAAGGCTACAGAAGGCGCTCGCCGCGGTATGATCTACGTTCCTTTGGGAGCAGGCAACACGTTGAGCCATCCGATACAAGCTGTTTTCGCATCTTCGATTGTGTTGATATTGCCGGCGTCTCAGGGAACAGGAATAATTGCTGGGAATGCGATGCGGGCGGTTTTTGAAGTTATGGGTATCCAAAATATTTTGGCGAAATGTATCGGATCTTCCAATCCGATTAATGTGATTCGGGCCACTTTCAAAGCGATTAAAAATTTGGAAACACCTGAATCAGTCGCTGCAAAACGCGGAAAGCCTGTTGCGGAAATTTTGGGGTAA
- the rpmD gene encoding 50S ribosomal protein L30 — protein MQQPKKIRVTLIGSKYGRKPGHRECIEGLGLRRMHQTVEIVNTSVNRGLINKVRYLLKITEV, from the coding sequence ATGCAGCAACCGAAAAAAATTCGTGTGACCTTAATAGGCAGTAAATATGGGAGAAAACCCGGTCACCGCGAGTGTATAGAAGGATTGGGATTGAGACGTATGCATCAAACGGTGGAAATTGTTAATACGTCTGTCAATCGAGGATTGATCAATAAGGTTCGTTATTTGTTGAAAATCACAGAAGTTTGA
- the rplO gene encoding 50S ribosomal protein L15 produces the protein MRLNVLKSNCKKRKNKRRVGRGIGSGKGKTCGRGHKGQRSRSGGYRKVGFEGGQMPIQRRIPKFGFVSKKKLISAEVRLHELNKIKISDAHRGVIDIGVLKTNNIVSRRTRYVKIFASGKLERPVVISGIRIRVTRGAKACVERQGGKVERNNINRRTEEGLQK, from the coding sequence ATGCGACTGAACGTTCTAAAATCCAACTGTAAAAAACGAAAAAACAAAAGGCGGGTAGGCCGCGGAATTGGTAGCGGAAAAGGAAAAACGTGTGGTCGTGGACACAAAGGACAACGTTCTCGTTCCGGCGGTTATCGTAAAGTTGGATTTGAAGGTGGACAAATGCCTATACAGCGTCGAATTCCAAAATTTGGTTTTGTTTCGAAGAAAAAATTGATTTCTGCGGAAGTGCGTTTGCACGAATTAAATAAGATTAAGATTTCTGATGCGCATAGGGGCGTGATTGATATTGGTGTTCTAAAAACGAACAATATTGTCAGCCGCCGAACAAGATACGTGAAAATATTCGCTTCAGGAAAATTGGAACGTCCTGTAGTAATTTCCGGTATTAGAATTAGAGTGACTAGAGGTGCCAAAGCTTGCGTAGAAAGACAGGGCGGCAAGGTAGAACGTAATAATATAAATAGAAGAACAGAAGAAGGTTTACAAAAGTAA
- the secY gene encoding preprotein translocase subunit SecY: MHAIANRRKFGGIPSSLSQGGFGELRKRLLFVLIGIFVYRLGTYIPIPGLNPSRLSKLFHQHEWGFLGMFNMFSGGALSRMTIFALGIMPYISSSIIVQMYSQISPKMQVLQKEGESGHRKINQYIRYGTVVLALLQSIFMTKWLVNSSGVVIDPNFGFYFTTVVTLVTGTMFLMWLGEQMTERGIGNGISLIIFSSIASRLPSAISQVFMQVRQDQMSVLTLLFLLSVIILVILVVVFFERAQRRITINYAKRQQGRKLYTAQSSHLPLKINMSGVIPVIFAQSIILFPGAVAKFMASIRELGWLDNISLALSNGQPAYIVIFAIAVVFFSFFYTMLVFNPRETAENLKKSGAFISGIRPGEQTANYIGKVMMRLTLIGSVYLASVALLPQFLILVWNVPFYFGGTSLLIAVVVIMDFVAQIQAHVVSHQYESLMKKSGIKGSRFGLIR, encoded by the coding sequence ATGCACGCGATAGCTAACAGAAGAAAATTTGGTGGCATACCGTCTTCGTTGTCGCAAGGTGGATTTGGAGAATTGAGGAAACGTTTGTTGTTTGTTCTAATTGGTATTTTTGTATATCGATTGGGAACGTATATACCTATACCGGGTCTTAATCCTTCCCGTCTTTCGAAGCTTTTTCATCAGCACGAATGGGGGTTCTTGGGAATGTTCAATATGTTCTCTGGAGGAGCGTTGAGCCGGATGACAATTTTTGCTTTGGGAATAATGCCGTATATTTCTTCTTCTATCATTGTGCAAATGTATAGCCAGATTTCTCCCAAAATGCAGGTTCTACAAAAAGAGGGGGAATCGGGTCATAGAAAAATCAATCAATATATACGATACGGGACTGTCGTTTTGGCTTTGTTGCAATCAATTTTTATGACTAAATGGCTTGTCAACAGTAGCGGTGTTGTAATTGACCCAAATTTTGGTTTTTACTTTACGACTGTTGTCACTCTAGTAACAGGTACTATGTTTCTGATGTGGTTGGGTGAACAAATGACAGAACGAGGTATTGGAAATGGAATTTCTTTGATTATTTTTTCCAGTATTGCTTCACGGCTTCCTTCGGCAATCAGTCAAGTGTTTATGCAAGTGCGCCAAGACCAAATGTCTGTATTAACTTTGTTATTCTTGCTGTCGGTAATCATCTTAGTCATTTTAGTAGTAGTCTTCTTCGAAAGAGCTCAACGCCGTATTACCATTAATTATGCTAAACGCCAACAAGGAAGAAAATTGTACACGGCCCAAAGCAGTCATCTTCCGTTGAAGATTAATATGTCCGGAGTTATCCCGGTAATTTTTGCCCAAAGCATCATTTTGTTTCCCGGGGCTGTAGCCAAATTTATGGCCTCAATTCGAGAATTGGGATGGTTAGACAATATTTCCCTAGCGCTTTCGAACGGACAGCCCGCCTATATCGTGATTTTTGCTATAGCGGTGGTCTTTTTTAGCTTCTTTTATACAATGTTGGTGTTCAATCCCAGAGAAACGGCTGAAAATTTAAAGAAATCTGGAGCGTTTATTTCCGGTATTCGTCCAGGAGAGCAGACAGCAAACTATATCGGTAAAGTGATGATGCGACTTACTTTGATAGGTTCTGTCTATCTCGCTTCAGTAGCTTTATTGCCCCAATTTTTGATCTTGGTGTGGAACGTCCCCTTTTATTTTGGAGGTACTTCTCTGTTGATTGCAGTAGTAGTGATTATGGATTTTGTAGCGCAGATACAAGCTCACGTTGTAAGTCACCAATACGAATCTTTAATGAAAAAATCCGGTATAAAAGGATCAAGATTCGGACTTATTCGGTAA
- the rpmJ gene encoding 50S ribosomal protein L36, translating into MKVRTSVKRICRNCKIVRREGVVRVVCSNVRHKQRQSG; encoded by the coding sequence ATGAAAGTGAGAACGTCTGTAAAAAGAATTTGTCGAAACTGCAAAATAGTACGCCGAGAGGGCGTTGTACGAGTGGTATGTAGCAACGTTCGGCATAAACAACGACAGAGCGGTTGA
- the rpsM gene encoding 30S ribosomal protein S13, which translates to MTARIAGVNIPVHKHVWIALQAIYGIGAPRAMKICKAANIDPAFKITDLSEVELNVLRDEVSRFAVEGDLRRKRSMDIKRKMDLGTYQGVRHRRGLPVRGQRTRTNARTRKGRRKSIQN; encoded by the coding sequence ATGACAGCTCGTATTGCAGGTGTTAACATTCCGGTACACAAACATGTGTGGATAGCGCTTCAGGCTATTTATGGTATAGGCGCCCCCCGCGCAATGAAGATTTGCAAAGCGGCAAACATCGATCCGGCTTTTAAGATTACCGACTTGTCTGAAGTTGAACTGAATGTCTTGCGAGACGAAGTCAGTAGATTCGCGGTGGAAGGAGATTTAAGACGCAAGCGTTCTATGGACATCAAAAGAAAGATGGACTTAGGTACCTATCAAGGTGTTCGTCATCGTCGTGGGCTTCCGGTTCGTGGTCAACGAACCCGGACTAACGCTCGCACACGTAAGGGTAGACGTAAATCTATACAAAACTAA
- the rpsK gene encoding 30S ribosomal protein S11: MGKKRFRKVSEGIAHINAEFNNTKVCISDLQGNVLCFRSAGGSGFKGSRKGTPYGAQLAAEGVGERAIQDFGMETVSVCVKGPGAGRDSAIRGLRASGLKIVSLEDRTALPHNGCRPRKRRRV, from the coding sequence ATGGGAAAAAAGCGTTTTCGAAAAGTTTCTGAAGGCATTGCGCACATCAATGCGGAATTTAACAATACGAAGGTATGTATTTCCGATCTGCAAGGGAATGTGTTGTGTTTTCGATCGGCGGGGGGTTCTGGATTTAAAGGGTCCCGAAAAGGAACTCCTTATGGAGCGCAACTAGCCGCTGAAGGAGTTGGTGAGAGAGCCATCCAAGATTTTGGTATGGAAACCGTTTCTGTATGTGTCAAAGGTCCGGGGGCAGGACGAGATTCTGCCATTCGTGGATTGCGTGCTTCAGGCCTGAAGATTGTCAGTCTAGAGGACCGTACGGCACTCCCCCATAATGGCTGTCGACCCCGTAAGAGAAGGAGAGTATAG